A single Paenibacillus kribbensis DNA region contains:
- a CDS encoding histidine phosphatase family protein encodes MRLYIIRHADPDYPNNTITPEGHLEAQALAKRLSSHGLDRIYASPMGRALDTMRYTADALGMTHEVEHWTQELALKLEETPYGRLSHWDLPGEVIRSELPLPTHDTWKDISYYQGTQSPETFERLKFHSDEFLKRQGFERIGGRYRILKHTEDQVAVFCHGGFGLTWLAHLLELPLALVWSGFWMPPSSVTTILFDERSKEWAVPRCIGFGDVSHLYAEGLPVRPRGIITNFN; translated from the coding sequence ATGAGATTGTATATCATCCGCCATGCAGATCCAGATTACCCGAACAACACCATCACCCCGGAGGGGCATCTGGAAGCCCAGGCACTGGCCAAACGGCTGTCCAGTCACGGACTGGACCGTATTTATGCTTCACCGATGGGGCGGGCTCTGGATACGATGCGCTACACTGCTGATGCTCTCGGTATGACTCATGAAGTGGAGCACTGGACGCAGGAGCTGGCCCTGAAGCTGGAGGAGACTCCATACGGTCGTCTATCCCATTGGGATCTGCCCGGTGAAGTGATCCGCTCTGAGCTGCCCCTTCCGACGCATGATACTTGGAAGGATATTTCCTATTATCAGGGAACGCAAAGTCCCGAAACCTTCGAGCGGCTGAAGTTTCATTCCGATGAATTTCTGAAACGCCAGGGATTTGAGCGAATCGGGGGCAGATACCGGATTCTCAAGCATACCGAGGATCAGGTGGCTGTATTCTGCCATGGCGGCTTTGGGCTGACCTGGCTGGCCCATCTGCTGGAGCTGCCCTTGGCCTTGGTCTGGTCCGGCTTTTGGATGCCGCCTAGCTCTGTAACTACGATTTTATTTGATGAGCGCTCCAAGGAATGGGCTGTCCCGCGCTGCATCGGCTTCGGTGACGTCTCCCATCTGTATGCAGAGGGCTTGCCCGTCAGACCCCGCGGTATTATTACCAATTTTAATTAA
- the mscL gene encoding large conductance mechanosensitive channel protein MscL, whose product MSGKGFIKEFKEFAVRGNVIDLAVGVIIGGAFGKIVTSVVNDIIMPPIGKLLGGVDFADLYYAVGADPYNTDGTRMTLAQAKEAGIAVMAFGQFFNVLLDFMIVAFCVFLLVKGINMLKRKEEEKPPQEKTIKECPHCLSEIPVAATRCAHCTSKLEGYVEARS is encoded by the coding sequence ATGAGCGGAAAAGGTTTCATTAAAGAGTTTAAAGAATTCGCTGTACGGGGTAACGTGATTGATCTCGCGGTCGGTGTGATCATCGGCGGAGCGTTTGGCAAGATTGTCACTTCTGTAGTCAACGATATTATTATGCCTCCGATTGGCAAGCTTCTGGGCGGCGTTGATTTTGCTGATCTGTATTATGCTGTAGGTGCAGATCCATATAACACAGATGGAACCCGCATGACTCTGGCACAGGCTAAAGAAGCTGGCATTGCGGTTATGGCGTTCGGGCAATTTTTCAACGTCCTGCTCGACTTCATGATCGTGGCCTTCTGCGTGTTCTTGCTGGTCAAAGGGATTAATATGCTCAAGCGTAAAGAGGAAGAAAAACCTCCTCAGGAAAAAACGATCAAGGAATGCCCGCATTGCCTGTCGGAAATTCCTGTAGCGGCTACCCGCTGCGCACATTGCACCTCCAAGCTGGAAGGGTACGTGGAAGCTCGTAGCTAA
- a CDS encoding serine hydrolase domain-containing protein, which produces MRRYAPLFTAPVARLSALSNGTCEEEGINASLLDQADREIEKKFTKMRSFLLLRRGKLIWERYYNGHEASALNDLRSATKSFTSTLIGIAMARGDMPGPETAVHKLLPEYLPRREDPLLERVTIRHLLTMTSGLYWQTGKKLGEAFIRRFHRSKSWPSFALRLPVQADQLGVFQYRSVDSHLLSVLLTQCCGTDAYTYALQHLFEPLGFGRSGWATDPEGYTMGHIGLYLTSRDMAKFGDCCLHQGFWIGQELIPADWLRQATQRQVEGYPEFGDYGFQWWTGRLHGIDYACAHGHGGQQIYLVPEADAVVVFTADSKVSRWKNPRSLLERYILPAVSSLSLERS; this is translated from the coding sequence ATGCGCCGCTATGCTCCGTTGTTCACCGCCCCGGTCGCCCGTCTATCTGCCCTGAGCAACGGAACTTGTGAGGAGGAGGGCATCAATGCCTCCCTGCTCGATCAGGCTGACCGCGAAATCGAGAAAAAGTTTACTAAAATGCGCAGCTTCCTGCTGCTTCGCCGCGGCAAACTGATCTGGGAACGCTATTACAACGGACACGAAGCAAGCGCTCTGAACGATCTGCGATCCGCGACCAAAAGCTTCACTTCCACGCTCATCGGTATTGCCATGGCACGTGGCGATATGCCTGGGCCGGAGACGGCTGTGCATAAGCTGTTGCCTGAGTATCTGCCACGGCGGGAGGACCCGCTGCTGGAGCGGGTTACGATTCGCCATTTGCTGACGATGACATCCGGTCTGTATTGGCAGACGGGCAAAAAGCTTGGCGAGGCTTTTATCCGCCGTTTTCATCGCAGCAAAAGCTGGCCGTCCTTTGCCCTGCGCCTGCCAGTGCAGGCGGATCAATTGGGCGTATTCCAATACCGCAGTGTGGATTCGCATCTGTTGTCCGTACTGCTGACCCAATGCTGCGGAACTGACGCCTATACGTACGCGCTACAGCATCTCTTCGAGCCGTTAGGTTTCGGAAGAAGTGGATGGGCTACAGACCCTGAGGGTTATACTATGGGGCACATCGGTCTGTATCTCACATCACGTGACATGGCTAAATTCGGCGATTGCTGCCTTCATCAAGGCTTCTGGATTGGACAGGAGCTGATCCCGGCTGATTGGCTGCGTCAAGCGACGCAGCGACAGGTTGAAGGCTATCCAGAATTCGGGGACTACGGATTCCAATGGTGGACCGGACGACTTCATGGCATCGACTACGCATGTGCGCATGGACATGGAGGACAACAAATTTATCTTGTGCCTGAAGCCGATGCAGTCGTGGTATTTACTGCAGACAGCAAGGTCAGCCGCTGGAAAAATCCACGCTCACTACTGGAGCGCTACATTTTGCCAGCCGTATCCTCCCTCAGCCTGGAACGTTCCTAA
- a CDS encoding sigma-70 family RNA polymerase sigma factor — MTGKEQGIEQESVDLSLEELYQKYRKYSFAIAYRMLGTVTDAEDVVQDCFVELENKPLNDIQNPKAYVAKMTMNRCLNLLNSARKQRETYVGQWLPEPLGESADLPAEWLERKDMISYAFLVLLEQLKPIERAVFVLREAFQYDYKDIAELLGKTESNCRQLFSRSRRILSSGESVLAAPASNPQNNAARIKLLERFTSAFLAYDVTAMLELLAEQPAFVADGGGNVHTVMRPMVVRKGVLALLTSRRVLTALRERELVHTVINGELQLAFLQEGKVKEALCIRLTPDGEHIQDFYLMINPDKLGHIHVIQEGANKL, encoded by the coding sequence TTGACTGGCAAAGAACAAGGGATTGAACAGGAATCGGTGGATTTAAGTCTGGAGGAGCTGTATCAAAAATATCGCAAATATTCGTTTGCCATTGCTTATCGCATGCTTGGAACGGTTACAGATGCCGAGGATGTAGTTCAAGACTGCTTTGTCGAGCTGGAGAATAAGCCCCTGAATGACATACAGAATCCCAAAGCCTATGTAGCCAAAATGACGATGAATCGGTGTCTGAATCTGCTGAACTCTGCGCGTAAGCAAAGAGAGACGTATGTTGGACAATGGCTGCCGGAGCCGCTTGGCGAAAGCGCAGATCTGCCTGCGGAATGGCTGGAGCGTAAGGATATGATTTCTTACGCTTTTCTCGTTCTGCTGGAGCAGCTCAAGCCGATCGAACGTGCTGTCTTTGTGCTGAGGGAAGCTTTTCAATATGATTATAAAGATATTGCAGAACTACTGGGGAAGACCGAAAGCAACTGTCGTCAGCTATTCAGTCGCTCTCGTCGTATTCTGTCTTCCGGGGAATCTGTCCTTGCCGCTCCGGCAAGCAATCCCCAAAATAATGCTGCCAGAATAAAGCTGCTGGAGCGTTTTACCTCGGCCTTTCTCGCCTACGACGTGACTGCTATGCTGGAACTGCTGGCTGAACAGCCTGCATTTGTGGCGGATGGCGGAGGCAACGTGCATACGGTGATGAGACCGATGGTGGTACGCAAAGGCGTTCTCGCCCTGTTAACCTCTCGTCGGGTGCTGACCGCATTGCGGGAGAGAGAACTTGTCCACACCGTTATCAATGGTGAGTTGCAACTGGCATTTCTGCAAGAAGGCAAAGTGAAAGAAGCCTTATGTATCAGACTGACACCGGACGGGGAGCATATTCAGGATTTTTATTTAATGATCAATCCGGATAAACTGGGACATATTCATGTAATTCAAGAAGGAGCCAATAAGCTATAA
- a CDS encoding NUDIX hydrolase, whose product MTSELLDIYDDEDRPLGTASRQEAHAKGYWHHTFHCWLARDTSTGRRLLFQQRQDSKDTFPGYYDITAAGHLTAGEDVSQAARELEEELGIHVPFTSLTPLMTVRYESKGTAQGTSFWDREVSSVFGLLSNQPLEAYRLQQEEVAGLYEADLEQALALFEGRIPFLEAYGITSGPNPEKTRRLITSDQFVPHKAGYITSICRSLLELSSQ is encoded by the coding sequence ATGACTAGCGAGCTTCTGGATATCTACGATGATGAAGACCGGCCCCTTGGCACTGCTTCCCGACAAGAAGCACATGCCAAAGGATATTGGCACCATACTTTTCACTGCTGGCTGGCACGAGACACCTCCACAGGCCGTCGGTTGCTCTTTCAACAGCGCCAGGATTCGAAGGACACCTTCCCCGGATACTACGATATTACGGCTGCTGGTCATCTGACGGCAGGCGAAGATGTATCTCAGGCAGCCCGTGAACTGGAGGAAGAGCTAGGCATTCACGTCCCCTTTACCTCACTGACACCGCTGATGACCGTTCGGTATGAAAGTAAGGGAACCGCACAGGGCACATCCTTTTGGGACCGTGAGGTAAGCTCGGTGTTTGGACTGCTGTCGAACCAGCCACTGGAGGCTTATCGTCTCCAGCAGGAAGAAGTGGCCGGACTGTACGAAGCAGACCTTGAGCAAGCGCTGGCCCTTTTTGAAGGGCGCATTCCTTTTCTGGAAGCATACGGCATAACTTCGGGACCGAATCCGGAAAAAACTCGCCGTCTGATCACATCGGATCAATTCGTGCCTCATAAAGCGGGATACATTACATCGATATGCCGGTCGCTGCTGGAACTTTCCAGCCAGTAA
- a CDS encoding MGDG synthase family glycosyltransferase: MEAAAPKILILYASYGEGHVQAARAIMDSLRRIGRCEVQLLDLMAESHPWLNDLTKFVYMQSFKTIPQLYGWVYNITRGMQAKSAFGSVLHSFGMRQLALTLDKEKPDLVIHTFPQLALPVLRRKLGMKLPIVNVVTDFDLHGRWLHPDIDRYYVATEDIQQEAAQRGIPIERIVATGIPIHASFYPMSTEEAANQQHTIPQPISGTTTLLIMAGAYGVLSGILDICRQLSQLPQLRLLIVCGRNQQLKAELDALYAGHPNIYTYGFVDYVPALMRASHMVITKPGGITLSESIASGLPILVFKPVPGQELNNALYLEQKGAARIARTTQELIQHCIELISSPSLAAEMKHSIELLRKPHPADRIAEDILHQLVDKRPSIRTT, translated from the coding sequence ATGGAAGCCGCAGCACCAAAAATATTAATCTTATATGCTAGCTACGGAGAAGGCCACGTACAGGCCGCCCGGGCAATCATGGATAGCTTGCGAAGAATCGGACGCTGTGAGGTACAACTCCTCGACTTAATGGCTGAATCCCATCCCTGGTTGAATGATCTGACCAAATTTGTATATATGCAAAGCTTCAAAACGATTCCTCAGCTTTACGGCTGGGTCTATAACATCACACGAGGGATGCAGGCCAAGTCAGCCTTTGGCAGCGTGCTGCATTCCTTTGGAATGCGACAACTGGCGCTTACACTCGACAAAGAAAAACCCGACCTCGTCATACATACGTTCCCGCAGCTGGCTCTCCCGGTGTTGCGCCGCAAATTGGGAATGAAGCTGCCGATTGTCAACGTGGTTACAGATTTCGACCTGCATGGACGATGGCTACATCCTGATATTGACCGCTACTATGTAGCCACAGAGGATATTCAGCAGGAGGCAGCACAGCGGGGAATACCTATTGAGCGTATTGTCGCTACGGGTATCCCCATCCATGCTTCTTTTTATCCTATGTCCACGGAAGAAGCAGCCAATCAGCAGCATACGATCCCGCAGCCCATCTCAGGGACTACAACGCTGCTGATTATGGCAGGAGCCTATGGTGTACTATCTGGCATACTGGACATCTGTCGGCAATTAAGCCAGCTTCCACAGCTAAGGCTATTGATCGTCTGCGGGCGCAACCAGCAATTGAAAGCAGAACTGGATGCGCTGTATGCAGGCCATCCCAATATATACACCTATGGATTCGTAGACTATGTTCCCGCACTCATGCGAGCAAGCCATATGGTGATTACGAAGCCCGGGGGCATCACACTCTCGGAAAGCATCGCATCCGGTCTACCCATTCTTGTGTTCAAGCCCGTACCCGGTCAGGAGCTAAATAACGCCCTGTATTTGGAGCAAAAAGGAGCCGCCCGCATTGCTCGCACGACGCAGGAGCTCATCCAGCATTGTATCGAGCTGATTTCCAGCCCTTCTCTCGCTGCGGAGATGAAGCATTCGATTGAACTGCTTCGCAAGCCCCATCCCGCAGACCGGATTGCCGAGGATATTTTGCATCAGCTTGTGGATAAAAGACCCTCCATCCGGACAACTTAA
- a CDS encoding carboxymuconolactone decarboxylase family protein, producing the protein MSLRFNYRTVSPSTFKAMMEMEKYISGRFADKVLYELLKIRVSQINGCSYCLDMHAKDLLKLGDYADHILQLALWREVPLFTEKERAMLELAEAVTRISEQGVPTDLYNRVREHFSEEEYVDLIMAVNVINSWNRIAIATGMYPGIF; encoded by the coding sequence GTGAGTTTAAGATTCAATTACAGAACAGTGAGTCCAAGCACATTCAAGGCAATGATGGAGATGGAAAAATATATTTCCGGCCGTTTTGCAGACAAGGTATTGTACGAGCTGCTGAAAATTAGAGTATCCCAAATCAATGGATGTTCCTATTGTCTGGACATGCATGCCAAGGATTTGCTCAAGCTGGGGGATTATGCGGATCACATTTTACAGCTTGCCTTATGGCGCGAGGTTCCTTTGTTCACGGAAAAAGAACGTGCTATGCTTGAATTAGCTGAAGCCGTTACCCGTATCTCGGAACAAGGGGTGCCTACGGATTTGTATAATCGGGTCAGAGAGCATTTTAGCGAGGAAGAATATGTGGATTTAATCATGGCGGTTAACGTTATTAACAGCTGGAACCGGATTGCCATAGCGACAGGGATGTATCCGGGCATTTTTTAA
- a CDS encoding UvrD-helicase domain-containing protein → MDPNPAFYPRPIGVSYSTPSPQARRASIDTSTTLVPDTDQDSAYFRALEDANIHLNRPQIQAVRHGKGPLLTLAGAGCGKTTVLAARAGYLMAMRDVPASSILLVTFTSKAAAEMKLRIAGLPGVRPAAARAVQARTFHSFALAMLRHHGVQDEVFGETQAQHTVMKMMLRQLGLSEAFQPESLLSALSAWKAEGRSADELPETVREESDAKRAMLAYEAWKQERGKMDFDDILLRASVLLRDPDVLQPLQRRFSYIMVDEFQDTNALQYEMVQRLAARHRNLMVVGDDDQTIYTFNGARQESILEFDKVYKDAKVITLDINYRSDARILGLGSNIVAKNVHRRSKRLAAAGHEGLPPQFATPSGPEEEAAHIVTHLLGQVEEGQLRYRDIAILHRTASGSRSIFEQLIMRDVPFIQYGAGAVFYDQTLIRPLMDHLRLSLNPRRMESIPSTLGPLYVSREAGMEWIMREEKQQAKKYPLIHLSRWDRLRDFQREQVKERIRLIRSLSTMKPAYAIQEMRRVFYDKYLESGDTGAWTHYKETMQESLEELETAAKRFDTVEAFVSFADELSERHRQMESLRREEDSDAVRLMTIHRAKGLEFPCVYWIGASEGILPHSSALHSELPEDRRAGAAPTAAVDNDAALEEERRLAYVAVTRAKELLYITSPASNHGKPAAVSRFLLEAYGVTPPEASKPETRRTSFGQPKGASGYGSRVSGGAPTSSVATRVSSRSGPGSAAARTTSSVAGSRTEPRISVPVWKCTDDACKAWMRRDTTGGRRKAAAGTDTPPVCPLCSSPMTEGTRSIPAR, encoded by the coding sequence ATGGACCCAAATCCTGCTTTTTATCCCCGACCTATCGGGGTTTCTTATTCAACACCGAGCCCGCAAGCTCGTCGTGCTTCCATAGATACCAGTACGACACTGGTACCCGACACCGACCAGGACTCGGCCTATTTTCGTGCCTTGGAGGATGCGAATATTCATCTGAACCGCCCGCAAATACAGGCTGTCCGCCACGGCAAGGGCCCCCTTCTGACACTGGCCGGAGCGGGCTGTGGTAAAACCACGGTGCTGGCTGCCCGTGCAGGCTACCTGATGGCGATGCGGGATGTCCCGGCGTCGTCCATCCTGCTGGTGACCTTCACCAGCAAGGCGGCTGCCGAAATGAAGCTGCGCATCGCAGGACTGCCCGGTGTACGGCCTGCCGCTGCACGTGCCGTTCAGGCACGCACCTTTCACTCATTCGCTTTGGCGATGCTGCGTCATCATGGCGTCCAGGACGAAGTGTTCGGTGAAACACAAGCCCAACATACGGTTATGAAAATGATGCTGCGCCAGCTTGGGCTCAGCGAGGCTTTCCAGCCGGAAAGTCTGCTGTCTGCCCTCTCTGCCTGGAAAGCGGAAGGCCGCAGCGCCGACGAGCTGCCGGAAACCGTACGCGAAGAATCGGATGCCAAGCGTGCCATGCTCGCTTATGAAGCGTGGAAGCAGGAACGCGGCAAAATGGATTTTGACGATATTTTGCTGCGTGCCTCCGTTCTGCTGCGTGACCCGGACGTGCTTCAGCCGCTTCAGCGGCGTTTTTCCTACATCATGGTCGATGAGTTTCAGGATACGAACGCCCTGCAATACGAAATGGTGCAGCGATTGGCTGCGAGGCACCGCAATCTGATGGTCGTCGGTGATGATGACCAGACGATCTATACCTTTAATGGGGCGCGTCAGGAATCCATTCTGGAGTTTGACAAGGTCTACAAGGATGCGAAGGTCATCACCCTCGATATTAATTATCGCAGCGATGCGCGGATTTTGGGGCTGGGCTCCAACATTGTCGCCAAAAATGTCCATCGACGCTCCAAACGCCTGGCGGCTGCCGGACATGAAGGCTTGCCGCCGCAGTTCGCTACCCCATCCGGGCCCGAGGAAGAAGCGGCGCATATCGTCACTCATCTGCTCGGACAGGTGGAGGAAGGCCAGCTTCGCTACCGGGATATCGCTATTTTGCACCGGACAGCCAGCGGGAGCCGATCTATTTTTGAACAATTAATTATGCGGGATGTGCCGTTTATTCAATATGGAGCAGGCGCTGTGTTTTATGACCAAACCCTGATTCGTCCTTTAATGGATCACCTGCGGCTGTCGCTGAATCCCCGGCGGATGGAATCGATCCCCAGCACCCTGGGGCCGCTGTATGTCTCCCGTGAAGCGGGGATGGAATGGATTATGCGCGAGGAAAAGCAGCAGGCTAAAAAATATCCGCTGATTCATCTCAGCCGCTGGGATCGGCTGCGTGATTTTCAGCGTGAACAAGTAAAAGAGCGTATCCGTCTGATTCGCAGCCTATCGACCATGAAACCGGCCTATGCCATTCAAGAAATGCGCCGCGTCTTTTATGACAAATATTTGGAAAGCGGAGATACAGGCGCGTGGACTCATTATAAGGAAACGATGCAGGAAAGCCTGGAGGAGCTGGAGACTGCGGCGAAGCGGTTTGACACGGTGGAGGCGTTCGTCAGCTTTGCGGACGAGCTTTCCGAGCGTCACCGCCAGATGGAATCGCTGCGCAGAGAGGAAGACAGCGATGCCGTTCGGCTCATGACGATCCACCGCGCCAAGGGACTGGAGTTCCCTTGCGTCTACTGGATCGGGGCAAGCGAAGGCATCCTGCCGCACAGCTCGGCGCTGCACAGCGAGCTACCGGAGGATCGGCGGGCAGGCGCAGCACCTACAGCGGCCGTGGATAACGACGCAGCTCTGGAGGAGGAGCGCCGTCTCGCTTACGTGGCCGTCACCCGGGCGAAGGAGCTGCTGTACATCACCTCGCCAGCCTCCAATCACGGCAAGCCTGCCGCCGTGTCGCGCTTCCTGCTGGAAGCCTATGGGGTCACACCTCCCGAGGCTTCCAAGCCGGAAACGCGCCGTACCAGCTTCGGGCAACCGAAGGGTGCTTCCGGGTACGGCAGCCGTGTTAGCGGTGGAGCGCCCACATCCAGTGTAGCGACCCGCGTGAGCAGCAGGTCCGGGCCGGGCAGTGCTGCGGCGCGAACGACCTCGTCAGTGGCAGGCTCACGCACAGAGCCACGCATTAGCGTGCCCGTGTGGAAATGCACTGACGACGCCTGCAAGGCGTGGATGCGGCGTGACACAACGGGTGGACGCCGAAAAGCTGCGGCCGGCACAGACACACCGCCAGTGTGCCCGCTTTGCTCCTCCCCGATGACGGAGGGGACACGCAGCATCCCGGCCAGATAG
- the map gene encoding type I methionyl aminopeptidase — protein MEVAIRTPEEIGYMREAGRILADCHRALESRILPGITTLEIDAWVEQFLSKRGATPEQKGYKGFPYATCASVNEVVCHGFPSERVLHDGDIVTIDIVVNKDGWLADRGWTYAVGNVSRPVARLLRQTHKALVRGIEVARPGRTLGDIGHAVEKTAGWRRFGIVKPLIGHGIGRQMHEPPDVLHYGRARTGLPLREGMVITIEPVFTLGTEGAVLWDDDGWTISTADGSWGAQYEHTIAITKNGPYILTS, from the coding sequence ATAGAAGTAGCGATACGAACACCGGAGGAAATCGGCTATATGAGAGAAGCCGGGCGCATTTTGGCTGATTGCCATCGTGCGCTGGAGAGCCGTATTCTTCCGGGAATTACAACGCTTGAAATTGATGCATGGGTGGAACAGTTTTTGAGCAAGCGCGGTGCCACGCCGGAACAAAAGGGCTATAAAGGCTTTCCTTATGCCACCTGCGCTTCGGTCAACGAGGTCGTATGTCATGGCTTCCCCTCGGAGCGGGTGCTGCATGATGGGGATATTGTGACCATCGACATCGTGGTTAACAAGGACGGCTGGTTGGCCGACCGGGGGTGGACCTATGCGGTAGGTAACGTCAGTCGTCCGGTCGCACGGCTGTTACGACAGACCCATAAGGCGCTGGTACGCGGAATCGAGGTTGCCCGTCCGGGGAGGACGTTGGGGGATATCGGGCACGCGGTGGAAAAAACGGCAGGTTGGCGGCGCTTTGGCATCGTCAAGCCTTTGATCGGACATGGGATTGGCCGCCAGATGCATGAGCCGCCGGATGTTCTGCACTACGGCCGTGCCAGAACGGGATTGCCGCTGCGTGAAGGAATGGTGATTACCATCGAGCCGGTATTTACGCTCGGAACCGAAGGAGCCGTGCTGTGGGATGATGATGGGTGGACCATCAGCACGGCCGACGGCAGTTGGGGCGCACAATACGAGCATACGATTGCAATCACGAAGAATGGCCCATACATTTTGACCTCGTAA
- a CDS encoding zinc ribbon domain-containing protein, translated as MKLIQRIKESANRATEKAQHAVEISKINSQITAIQQEMDVHFLRMGQIFYEGYRASDMSVAETEMTQLSTACDELQDEIDELRSRIAQLKNAHLCTCGAVVPLDANFCPKCGRKLNEGQAASRQVAAVREEIPTDVYSFDLRKPETARDAAPAYTEYTEHEVVERHEQEQEGLHEIYELAGSDRNYVSDFTPEEKAAFDEEWERRRQEEIEKEHLRLEELERERERQEELDERIRYWKANNSGAEKPATQIREHVKCQICTAELPKGSKWCPRCGAEQI; from the coding sequence ATGAAGCTGATTCAACGTATCAAGGAAAGCGCTAATCGCGCTACAGAGAAGGCACAGCATGCTGTCGAGATTAGTAAAATAAATTCACAAATTACCGCGATTCAACAGGAGATGGATGTTCATTTCTTGCGGATGGGTCAGATCTTCTATGAGGGCTACCGGGCATCCGATATGTCGGTGGCAGAAACGGAGATGACACAGCTATCCACCGCCTGCGATGAGCTTCAGGATGAAATTGACGAGTTGCGCAGCAGAATTGCGCAATTGAAAAACGCTCATCTCTGCACCTGTGGAGCGGTTGTGCCCTTGGATGCGAATTTTTGTCCCAAATGTGGACGCAAGCTAAATGAAGGGCAGGCTGCTTCCAGGCAAGTGGCTGCTGTGCGTGAAGAGATACCGACAGACGTCTACTCTTTTGATCTGCGCAAGCCAGAGACAGCCAGGGATGCTGCACCTGCTTACACGGAGTATACAGAGCATGAAGTAGTTGAGCGGCATGAACAGGAGCAGGAGGGGCTGCATGAAATATACGAACTAGCCGGATCAGACCGCAATTATGTGTCTGATTTTACACCGGAGGAAAAAGCGGCATTCGATGAGGAATGGGAGCGCCGTCGTCAGGAAGAGATCGAGAAAGAGCACCTCCGTCTTGAAGAGCTGGAACGTGAGCGTGAGCGTCAGGAGGAGCTGGATGAGCGCATTCGATATTGGAAGGCGAATAACTCCGGGGCAGAGAAGCCAGCTACGCAAATACGTGAACATGTAAAATGCCAAATTTGCACAGCAGAGCTGCCTAAAGGCTCCAAGTGGTGCCCGCGTTGCGGAGCTGAACAGATTTGA
- a CDS encoding TrmB family transcriptional regulator has product MERLLHHLRNLGFTEMEAKVMVELSRQNAASGYEVAKRLGASRSNVYAALQRLAGQGYLRTSTGEPVRYSMLPSGELTRMIEGQMQESLRAVEKEMPRAEPAKPTFYNAEGDRNVLESLTRELERAEYEIVLDLWREEAELLRAELEKAEKRGVRLLWSCNNGESVLGPWLPRAAGKNGQEAEGRKFSFVVDRRWCMLGMRGENCPTQALITEHPVMTGLLLNHFAQDLILYELEHDMGSELSTRYGWRYEGIIGQYMTGGE; this is encoded by the coding sequence ATGGAGCGTTTGCTGCATCATCTGCGGAATCTGGGCTTTACGGAAATGGAAGCCAAGGTCATGGTCGAGCTATCGAGGCAAAATGCTGCTTCCGGCTATGAAGTGGCTAAGCGTCTGGGCGCATCGCGCTCCAACGTATACGCGGCTTTGCAGCGGCTGGCCGGACAGGGATATCTCAGAACCAGCACAGGAGAGCCTGTACGCTACAGCATGCTGCCATCGGGCGAGCTGACCCGAATGATCGAGGGACAGATGCAGGAGTCTCTGCGTGCAGTGGAGAAGGAAATGCCAAGAGCAGAGCCAGCCAAGCCGACTTTTTATAACGCGGAAGGCGACCGGAATGTGCTGGAGAGCCTGACACGTGAGCTGGAACGGGCGGAGTATGAGATTGTGCTCGATTTGTGGCGTGAAGAAGCTGAACTGTTGCGGGCCGAATTGGAAAAAGCCGAAAAACGGGGTGTGCGCCTGCTATGGTCCTGCAATAACGGCGAAAGCGTGCTGGGACCATGGCTGCCGCGTGCGGCTGGCAAAAACGGACAGGAAGCGGAAGGACGCAAGTTTTCTTTTGTCGTTGATCGGCGCTGGTGCATGCTGGGGATGCGGGGAGAGAATTGCCCGACACAGGCGCTCATTACCGAGCATCCGGTGATGACAGGATTGCTGCTGAATCATTTTGCCCAGGATCTTATTCTGTATGAGTTGGAGCATGATATGGGCAGCGAGCTGTCAACCCGTTATGGCTGGCGGTATGAGGGCATTATCGGCCAATATATGACAGGTGGAGAATAG
- a CDS encoding DUF4870 domain-containing protein yields MSVYKSSTGLDENIAAVLCYLFAFLGALAFVMLEKKSRFVLFHALQSIFLFVALMIGHVLAGFIPLLGPLLASLLTLASLALWIILLIRAGQGKWLKLPWVGDLALHQARQL; encoded by the coding sequence ATGTCAGTCTATAAGTCTTCCACGGGATTGGATGAAAATATAGCAGCTGTCCTGTGCTACCTGTTTGCCTTCCTTGGCGCACTGGCCTTTGTCATGCTGGAGAAGAAAAGCCGCTTTGTATTATTTCACGCCCTGCAATCCATATTTTTGTTTGTGGCTCTCATGATCGGTCATGTGCTTGCCGGATTCATTCCGCTACTGGGTCCTTTACTCGCTTCCCTGCTGACACTGGCAAGCCTTGCCTTGTGGATCATCCTGTTAATCCGTGCGGGACAAGGCAAATGGCTTAAGCTTCCTTGGGTAGGTGATCTGGCTCTACATCAGGCTCGGCAATTGTAA